The Kogia breviceps isolate mKogBre1 chromosome 4, mKogBre1 haplotype 1, whole genome shotgun sequence genome window below encodes:
- the TIFAB gene encoding TRAF-interacting protein with FHA domain-containing protein B: MERPLTVLQVSLYHPTPGPATFANVPPQLEHDTSPLLVGRGPDAHLQLQLPRLSRQHLSLEPYLEKGSAQLAFNLKALSRKGRVRVNGLTLSFLEQVSLSTVNRVTFSGMQMVVHIEGGTSLEAFVCCFQLSPSPLIYRLQPEETDEWEIIPQEQPPSGSGQRAPGHLGLLDSPSQPSPGGTPEIRLQREPPDSALC; encoded by the coding sequence ATGGAGAGGCCCCTCACGGTCCTGCAGGTGAGCCTGTACCACCCCACGCCGGGCCCTGCCACCTTCGCCAATGTCCCTCCGCAGCTAGAGCACGACACCAGCCCACTGCTGGTGGGCCGGGGCCCGGATGCCCACCTCCAGCTGCAGCTCCCTCGCCTCTCCCGCCAGCACTTGTCACTGGAACCCTACCTGGAGAAGGGCAGTGCCCAGCTGGCCTTCAACTTGAAGGCTCTGAGCCGCAAGGGCCGCGTGAGGGTCAACGGGCTGACGCTGAGCTTCCTGGAGCAGGTGTCCCTGAGCACCGTCAACAGGGTCACCTTCTCTGGCATGCAGATGGTGGTCCACATCGAGGGAGGCACCTCCCTGGAGGCCTTTGTCTGCTGCTTCCAACTCAGCCCCTCACCCCTGATTTACAGGCTCCAGCCTGAGGAGACCGACGAATGGGAAATCATCCCCCAGGAGCAGCCTCCCTCAGGTTCAGGGCAGCGGGCTCCGGGTCACCTGGGGCTTCTCGACAGCccttcccagcccagccctggaggAACACCAGAAATACGGCTCCAGAGGGAGCCCCCAGACAGTGCGCTCTGCTAG